The Taeniopygia guttata chromosome 19, bTaeGut7.mat, whole genome shotgun sequence genome window below encodes:
- the SMTNL2 gene encoding smoothelin-like protein 2, whose amino-acid sequence MAGEIEHLNSREAQTVCDGLEHYEDTLRGAVREIHVDIQLFKQGVGRQVEEVLRLASPLAQAVSELQQENRRLRVQLERLSRQVEALGRSAGLPQEWVNEAAKRSQVVEPGSPAQGSADGAFSGRAKLTVAGRSQSVDLDDHQKPEFRRVFSSSIIENGHRSSSSGQAKVTRELTCFQMSESSSPEAHAPAVILQMPHLPVTAVTRTSEKFSGENICPTNTSSCLLGQGKSTNTMGVKSSNQPVKDWNSITMKTMDSSATGENATSVTKPASTMNYGLRSGAKTGESAIDSYCEVTPSSQSPPPTVHRQVERRRELVRSQTLPRTAGTQARKALFEKLERDDGKGKGESRAKLKRSLSFGVASASSIKQILLDWCRSKTIGYKHIDLQNFSSSWNDGMAFCALVHSFFPEAFDYNKLDPANRKQNFELAFTTAEKMAHCDRLIEVEDMMVMGHKPDPMCVFTYVQSLYSHLRHFE is encoded by the exons ATGGCCGGCGAGATCGAGCATCTGAACAGTCGGGAGGCGCAGACTGTCTGCGACGGCCTGGAACACTACGAGGACACGCTACGGGGCGCCGTCCGGGAGATCCATGTGGACATCCAGCTGTTCAAGCAAGGAGTAGGCCGGCAGGTGGAGGAGGTGCTGCGCCTCGCCAGCCCCCTGGCACAAGCTGtctctgagctgcagcaggagaacCGGCGCCTGCGGGTACAGCTGGAGCGCCTGTCTCGGCAGGTGGAGGCCCTGGGCAGGTCGGCGGGGCTGCCGCAGGAGTGGGTGAACGAGGCAGCGAAGAGATCTCAGGTCGTGGAGCCCGGCTCGCCGGCGCAAGGTTCAGCCGACGGCGCGTTCTCCGGTCGTGCCAAGCTAACGGTCGCTGGCCGGAGCCAA AGTGTAGACCTGGATGACCACCAGAAACCTGAGTTTAGAAGAGTTTTTAGTTCTTCCATCATTGAAAATGGGCATCGATCTTCATCATCAG GTCAGGCAAAAGTCACCCGTGAACTGACCTGCTTTCAGATGTCAGAATCTTCATCCCCCGAAGCCCATGCCCCTGCAGTCATCTTACAGATGCCCCACCTTCCCGTTACTGCAGTAACCAGGACATCTGAGAAGTTTTCAGGAGAGAACATCTGTCCAACCAATACATCTTCTTGCCTGCTGGGACAAGGAAAGAGCACAAATACAATGGGAGTAAAATCTTCTAACCAGCcag TGAAGGACTGGAATTCAATTACAATGAAAACAATGGATTCATCTGCCACTGGAG AGAATGCTACTTCTGTCACCAAGCCTGCCTCAACTATGAACTATGGGCTGCGTAGTGGAGCCAAAACTGGTGAAAG TGCCATTGACAGTTACTGTGAGGTGACCCCCAGCTCTCAATCACCTCCTCCTACTGTGCATCGCCAAGTTGAAAGGAGGCGAGAGTTGGTGCGGTCTCAGACACTCCCACGGACTGCAGGAACGCAGGCCAGGAAAGCGCTTTTTGAGAAACTTGAACGTGATGATGGAAA aggaaaaggagaatcCAGAGCTAAGCTGAAGAGGTCGCTGAGTTTTGGGGTTGCCAGCGCTAGCAGCATTAAACAAATTCTGTTAGACTGGTGTCGCTCAAAAACCATAGGATACAAG CACATTGATCTCCAGAACTTCTCCTCAAGCTGGAACGATGGGATGGCATTCTGTGCTCTTGtacattctttctttcctgaagCTTTTGATTATAATAAGCTTGACCCAGCTAATCGCAAGCAGAACTTTGAGCTGGCCTTCACAACGGCTGA GAAAATGGCTCACTGTGACCGTCTGATAGAAGTGGAAGACATGATGGTGATGGGTCACAAGCCAGATCCCATGTGCGTCTTCACCTATGTCCAGTCTCTGTACAGTCATCTACGACATTTTGAATAA
- the TEKT1 gene encoding tektin-1 isoform X2, producing the protein MARLLQDPSKLHPSEWHTANRMQRASTESQKSRSECMIAESWRLVDEIEKTTQKTQSDVNKKLEQRRDEIKFWKQELDNKLDQIVHETEILLTFKNRLERALEGCKEPLVIAQKCLLYRQKRVGIDLVHDEVEQELLKEAEVIQGVIALLGRTLEQTNEQIRRNRSAKYNLDMDLKDKFTALTIDDYCASLTNDTPHIIYADNAMKLEGNFVSPEDWIDFSNINVEKADKQRNNSLALKALINSILSQTANDMRKQCEMVNNAFRNRVKEVKDAKHKLETLLAMVSHRRQSVKKWKHGAWVICQLFPIPVGCTYLPHFHFCSLLCKSNCRFFFPQLCVCATTEMNFWSHSFNLNVAVAISKVRIFLMIFSCMRLL; encoded by the exons ATGGCCAGACTGTTGCAAGATCCATCTAAACTTCATCCCTCAGAATGGCACACTGCAAACAGAATGCAGCGTGCCAGTACAGAGTCCCAGAAATCCAGGTCAGAATGCATGATAGCTGAGAGTTGGAGGCTGGTGGACGAAATAGAAAAGACaactcaaaaaacccaaagcgATGTCAACAAGAAATTAG AACAGAGACGGGACGAGATAAAATTCTGGAAGCAAGAGTTAGATAACAAGCTAGACCAAATTGTTCATGAGACAGAGATACTGTTGACTTTCAAGAATAGGCTGGAGAGAGCTTTGGAGGGCTGCAAAGAGCCCCTTGTCATTGCCCAAAAGTGTCTCCTGTACAG GCAGAAGCGAGTTGGGATTGACTTGGTGCATGATGAAGTGGAACAGGAACTGCTGAAGGAAGCAGAAGTCATTCAGGGGGTTATTGCTTTACTTGGACGTACATTGGAACAAACAAATGAGCAAATCAG ACGAAACCGTTCAGCAAAATACAACCTGGATATGGATCTGAAGGACAAATTCACAGCTTTGACAATTGATGATTACTGTGCTAGCTTGACAAATGACACTCCTCATATTATATATGCTGATAATGCAATGAAACTAGAAGGAAA TTTTGTTAGCCCTGAGGACTGGATAGATTTCTCAAACATAAATGTTGAAAAGGCTGACAAGCAGCGAAACAATTCTTTGGCACTGAAGGCACTTATCAATAGCATCCTCTCACAGACAGCAAATGACATGCGTAAGCAATGTGAGATGGTGAATAATGCTTTTAGAAATAGGGTGAAGGAAGTCAAGGATGCCAAGCACAAGCTAGAGACACTTCTTGCAATGGTAAGTCATAGGAGACAGTCTGTGAAAAAGTGGAAACACGGGGCTTGGGTTATCTGCCAGCTgtttcccatccctgtgggtTGCACTTATCTgccacattttcatttttgttcccTTCTCTGTAAAAGTaattgtagatttttttttcctcagctctgtGTTTGTGCCACTACAGAGATGAATTTCTGGAGTCACTCATTCAATCTAAATGTTGCTGTAGCCATCAGTAAAGTCAGGATTTTCCTCATGATTTTTAGTTGCATGAGGCTCCTATAG
- the TEKT1 gene encoding tektin-1 isoform X4, producing MARLLQDPSKLHPSEWHTANRMQRASTESQKSRSECMIAESWRLVDEIEKTTQKTQSDVNKKLEQRRDEIKFWKQELDNKLDQIVHETEILLTFKNRLERALEGCKEPLVIAQKCLLYRQKRVGIDLVHDEVEQELLKEAEVIQGVIALLGRTLEQTNEQIRRNRSAKYNLDMDLKDKFTALTIDDYCASLTNDTPHIIYADNAMKLEGNFVSPEDWIDFSNINVEKADKQRNNSLALKALINSILSQTANDMRKQCEMVNNAFRNRVKEVKDAKHKLETLLAMLCVCATTEMNFWSHSFNLNVAVAISKVRIFLMIFSCMRLL from the exons ATGGCCAGACTGTTGCAAGATCCATCTAAACTTCATCCCTCAGAATGGCACACTGCAAACAGAATGCAGCGTGCCAGTACAGAGTCCCAGAAATCCAGGTCAGAATGCATGATAGCTGAGAGTTGGAGGCTGGTGGACGAAATAGAAAAGACaactcaaaaaacccaaagcgATGTCAACAAGAAATTAG AACAGAGACGGGACGAGATAAAATTCTGGAAGCAAGAGTTAGATAACAAGCTAGACCAAATTGTTCATGAGACAGAGATACTGTTGACTTTCAAGAATAGGCTGGAGAGAGCTTTGGAGGGCTGCAAAGAGCCCCTTGTCATTGCCCAAAAGTGTCTCCTGTACAG GCAGAAGCGAGTTGGGATTGACTTGGTGCATGATGAAGTGGAACAGGAACTGCTGAAGGAAGCAGAAGTCATTCAGGGGGTTATTGCTTTACTTGGACGTACATTGGAACAAACAAATGAGCAAATCAG ACGAAACCGTTCAGCAAAATACAACCTGGATATGGATCTGAAGGACAAATTCACAGCTTTGACAATTGATGATTACTGTGCTAGCTTGACAAATGACACTCCTCATATTATATATGCTGATAATGCAATGAAACTAGAAGGAAA TTTTGTTAGCCCTGAGGACTGGATAGATTTCTCAAACATAAATGTTGAAAAGGCTGACAAGCAGCGAAACAATTCTTTGGCACTGAAGGCACTTATCAATAGCATCCTCTCACAGACAGCAAATGACATGCGTAAGCAATGTGAGATGGTGAATAATGCTTTTAGAAATAGGGTGAAGGAAGTCAAGGATGCCAAGCACAAGCTAGAGACACTTCTTGCAATG ctctgtGTTTGTGCCACTACAGAGATGAATTTCTGGAGTCACTCATTCAATCTAAATGTTGCTGTAGCCATCAGTAAAGTCAGGATTTTCCTCATGATTTTTAGTTGCATGAGGCTCCTATAG
- the TEKT1 gene encoding tektin-1 isoform X3 produces the protein MARLLQDPSKLHPSEWHTANRMQRASTESQKSRSECMIAESWRLVDEIEKTTQKTQSDVNKKLEQRRDEIKFWKQELDNKLDQIVHETEILLTFKNRLERALEGCKEPLVIAQKCLLYRQKRVGIDLVHDEVEQELLKEAEVIQGVIALLGRTLEQTNEQIRRNRSAKYNLDMDLKDKFTALTIDDYCASLTNDTPHIIYADNAMKLEGNFVSPEDWIDFSNINVEKADKQRNNSLALKALINSILSQTANDMRKQCEMVNNAFRNRVKEVKDAKHKLETLLAMVMDETASQEKNIAALKKAIADKEGPVKVAQTRLEARNHRPNVELCYDTVHSSLMREVHEITKNIQRQVEMMQEENLWYWLI, from the exons ATGGCCAGACTGTTGCAAGATCCATCTAAACTTCATCCCTCAGAATGGCACACTGCAAACAGAATGCAGCGTGCCAGTACAGAGTCCCAGAAATCCAGGTCAGAATGCATGATAGCTGAGAGTTGGAGGCTGGTGGACGAAATAGAAAAGACaactcaaaaaacccaaagcgATGTCAACAAGAAATTAG AACAGAGACGGGACGAGATAAAATTCTGGAAGCAAGAGTTAGATAACAAGCTAGACCAAATTGTTCATGAGACAGAGATACTGTTGACTTTCAAGAATAGGCTGGAGAGAGCTTTGGAGGGCTGCAAAGAGCCCCTTGTCATTGCCCAAAAGTGTCTCCTGTACAG GCAGAAGCGAGTTGGGATTGACTTGGTGCATGATGAAGTGGAACAGGAACTGCTGAAGGAAGCAGAAGTCATTCAGGGGGTTATTGCTTTACTTGGACGTACATTGGAACAAACAAATGAGCAAATCAG ACGAAACCGTTCAGCAAAATACAACCTGGATATGGATCTGAAGGACAAATTCACAGCTTTGACAATTGATGATTACTGTGCTAGCTTGACAAATGACACTCCTCATATTATATATGCTGATAATGCAATGAAACTAGAAGGAAA TTTTGTTAGCCCTGAGGACTGGATAGATTTCTCAAACATAAATGTTGAAAAGGCTGACAAGCAGCGAAACAATTCTTTGGCACTGAAGGCACTTATCAATAGCATCCTCTCACAGACAGCAAATGACATGCGTAAGCAATGTGAGATGGTGAATAATGCTTTTAGAAATAGGGTGAAGGAAGTCAAGGATGCCAAGCACAAGCTAGAGACACTTCTTGCAATG GTGATGGATGAGACTGCCTCACAGGAGAAGAACATTGCAGCCTTAAAGAAAGCAATTGCTGATAAGGAAGGACCTGTAAAAGTGGCTCAAACCCGCTTGGAAGCGAGGAACCATCGCCCCAATGTGGAACTGTGCTATGACACAGTGCACAGCAGTCTGATGCGTGAAGTTCATGAGATTACCAAAAATATTCAAAGGCAAGTGGAAATGATGCAAGAGGAAAATCTGTGGTACTGGTTAATTTAA
- the TEKT1 gene encoding tektin-1 isoform X1, translating to MARLLQDPSKLHPSEWHTANRMQRASTESQKSRSECMIAESWRLVDEIEKTTQKTQSDVNKKLEQRRDEIKFWKQELDNKLDQIVHETEILLTFKNRLERALEGCKEPLVIAQKCLLYRQKRVGIDLVHDEVEQELLKEAEVIQGVIALLGRTLEQTNEQIRRNRSAKYNLDMDLKDKFTALTIDDYCASLTNDTPHIIYADNAMKLEGNFVSPEDWIDFSNINVEKADKQRNNSLALKALINSILSQTANDMRKQCEMVNNAFRNRVKEVKDAKHKLETLLAMVMDETASQEKNIAALKKAIADKEGPVKVAQTRLEARNHRPNVELCYDTVHSSLMREVHEITKNIQRLKDALAQAEIELKGLSRRQLSLEEEIKVKENTLYIDEVLCMQMRESVCINNY from the exons ATGGCCAGACTGTTGCAAGATCCATCTAAACTTCATCCCTCAGAATGGCACACTGCAAACAGAATGCAGCGTGCCAGTACAGAGTCCCAGAAATCCAGGTCAGAATGCATGATAGCTGAGAGTTGGAGGCTGGTGGACGAAATAGAAAAGACaactcaaaaaacccaaagcgATGTCAACAAGAAATTAG AACAGAGACGGGACGAGATAAAATTCTGGAAGCAAGAGTTAGATAACAAGCTAGACCAAATTGTTCATGAGACAGAGATACTGTTGACTTTCAAGAATAGGCTGGAGAGAGCTTTGGAGGGCTGCAAAGAGCCCCTTGTCATTGCCCAAAAGTGTCTCCTGTACAG GCAGAAGCGAGTTGGGATTGACTTGGTGCATGATGAAGTGGAACAGGAACTGCTGAAGGAAGCAGAAGTCATTCAGGGGGTTATTGCTTTACTTGGACGTACATTGGAACAAACAAATGAGCAAATCAG ACGAAACCGTTCAGCAAAATACAACCTGGATATGGATCTGAAGGACAAATTCACAGCTTTGACAATTGATGATTACTGTGCTAGCTTGACAAATGACACTCCTCATATTATATATGCTGATAATGCAATGAAACTAGAAGGAAA TTTTGTTAGCCCTGAGGACTGGATAGATTTCTCAAACATAAATGTTGAAAAGGCTGACAAGCAGCGAAACAATTCTTTGGCACTGAAGGCACTTATCAATAGCATCCTCTCACAGACAGCAAATGACATGCGTAAGCAATGTGAGATGGTGAATAATGCTTTTAGAAATAGGGTGAAGGAAGTCAAGGATGCCAAGCACAAGCTAGAGACACTTCTTGCAATG GTGATGGATGAGACTGCCTCACAGGAGAAGAACATTGCAGCCTTAAAGAAAGCAATTGCTGATAAGGAAGGACCTGTAAAAGTGGCTCAAACCCGCTTGGAAGCGAGGAACCATCGCCCCAATGTGGAACTGTGCTATGACACAGTGCACAGCAGTCTGATGCGTGAAGTTCATGAGATTACCAAAAATATTCAAAG ATTAAAAGATGCATTGGCACAGGCTGAGATAGAGTTGAAAGGCCTGAGCCGCCGACAGCTTTCCTTGGAGGAAGAGATCAAGGTCAAGGAGAACACACTGTACATTGATGAAGTGCTGTGCATGCAAATGAGAGAGTCTGTTTGTATAAACAATTACTGA